A single genomic interval of Syntrophobotulus glycolicus DSM 8271 harbors:
- the rny gene encoding ribonuclease Y — protein sequence MGSSAIFGVLGILAGLLVGAVAGWLVRRNVAEKAIGSAEIEAKKVLQNAEANAEAKKRESVVAAKEEVMQIRNEVEKETRERRSELQRMERRYLQKEETLERKIEAIERREDHLIKKEAEAEEHKNELKELVNKQMAELERLSGLTPEEAKQILLKSVEDEVRYESAIMIKEIEGRAKEEAEKKAKDIISLAIHRCAADHVAESTVSVVALPNDEMKGRIIGREGRNIRALETLTGIDLIIDDTPEAVILSGFDPIRREVARLALEKLIVDGRIHPARIEEMVEKSQKEVEQKIREEGEQATFETAVHGIHPEVIKLLGRLKFRTSYGQNVLKHSIEVSHLAGLMAAELGVDVQIAKRAGLLHDIGKAVDHDTEGTHVEIGVDITKKYKESWDVIHAIEAHHGDTEPKTIVAVLVAAADAVSAARPGARRETLETYIKRLQKLEEIAENFEGVEKSYAIQAGREIRIIVNPEKIDDVLAPRMARDISKKVEEELDYPGQIKVVVIRETRAVDYAK from the coding sequence GTGGGATCATCAGCAATATTTGGCGTATTAGGCATATTAGCTGGGTTGCTGGTTGGTGCTGTTGCTGGTTGGCTTGTTCGCAGAAACGTTGCTGAAAAGGCGATTGGCTCTGCTGAAATAGAGGCAAAAAAGGTCCTGCAAAATGCGGAGGCCAATGCCGAAGCGAAAAAGAGAGAATCTGTTGTAGCTGCAAAAGAAGAAGTAATGCAGATCCGGAATGAGGTTGAAAAAGAAACCCGGGAACGCCGGAGTGAGTTACAGAGAATGGAAAGGCGTTATCTGCAAAAAGAAGAGACCCTGGAGAGAAAAATTGAGGCGATTGAAAGAAGAGAAGATCATTTAATTAAAAAAGAAGCAGAAGCCGAAGAACATAAAAATGAACTGAAAGAACTTGTCAATAAACAGATGGCGGAACTGGAAAGATTATCAGGACTCACACCGGAAGAGGCAAAACAGATTCTGTTAAAAAGTGTTGAGGATGAGGTCCGCTATGAATCCGCCATAATGATTAAGGAAATTGAGGGCAGGGCAAAAGAAGAGGCGGAGAAAAAGGCAAAAGACATTATTTCTCTCGCTATTCACAGATGTGCGGCCGATCATGTGGCAGAAAGTACAGTATCGGTTGTCGCCTTACCCAATGACGAAATGAAGGGCAGAATTATTGGACGTGAGGGCAGAAATATCAGAGCATTGGAAACCCTTACAGGAATAGACCTGATCATTGATGATACTCCTGAAGCCGTGATTCTGTCCGGATTTGATCCAATAAGAAGAGAAGTGGCCAGATTGGCCTTGGAGAAGTTGATTGTCGACGGTCGGATTCATCCGGCCAGAATTGAAGAAATGGTTGAAAAATCGCAAAAAGAAGTTGAACAGAAGATTCGTGAGGAAGGTGAACAAGCCACCTTTGAAACAGCTGTACATGGAATTCATCCCGAAGTGATTAAATTGCTCGGTCGTTTGAAATTCAGGACAAGTTATGGGCAGAATGTGCTCAAACATTCTATCGAGGTATCACACCTTGCGGGACTGATGGCCGCGGAATTAGGTGTTGATGTTCAGATTGCCAAACGCGCGGGGCTGCTGCATGACATCGGTAAAGCTGTTGATCATGATACAGAAGGAACTCATGTTGAAATCGGCGTAGATATTACCAAGAAATATAAAGAATCCTGGGATGTGATTCACGCAATCGAAGCTCATCATGGCGATACAGAGCCCAAGACAATCGTCGCAGTATTGGTTGCGGCCGCCGATGCGGTTTCTGCCGCACGTCCGGGGGCCAGACGCGAGACACTGGAAACATACATTAAACGTCTTCAAAAACTGGAAGAAATTGCAGAGAACTTTGAAGGTGTCGAAAAATCTTATGCCATCCAAGCCGGAAGAGAGATCAGAATTATTGTGAATCCGGAGAAGATTGATGATGTATTGGCACCGAGAATGGCTCGCGATATTTCTAAAAAAGTCGAGGAAGAGCTTGATTATCCCGGACAGATCAAAGTGGTGGTTATTCGGGAAACCAGAGCTGTTGATTACGCAAAGTAA
- a CDS encoding competence/damage-inducible protein A gives MKAEIISTGTELLLGKTLNTSANYITGQLSGLGIEVDYHTTVGDNKERLQEALKQAIHRSQLVFLTGGTGPTADDMTKDLVAEVLELKMVFNQETMEKIKDFYYAEKKTPPGSDKQACFPEGSQIVPNSVGTAPGAIIEKENHTVVILPGPPGELQPMFEQHILPVLRHKLENHCERLYTRILKVFGLQEAELEKELQGLLGQKNPFITLIDGHTFMDLRLTIRSNDQSEACRLLDSEEAEIRKRLGSRIFAVDNQTHASVTGDLLRQNKLTVSTAESCSGGLLGGAITNEAGSSDYYLGGVITYANEAKEKLIGVQAESLRKYGAVSETVAKEMAEGVKRALGSDLALATTGIAGPGGGNDEKPVGLVYIALATSEHTEVKRCLFNGDRKSIRNMTVETAINMLRLYLLE, from the coding sequence ATGAAAGCAGAGATCATCTCGACAGGAACGGAGCTTCTTCTGGGAAAAACGTTGAATACCAGTGCAAATTACATCACCGGGCAGCTTTCAGGTCTGGGCATTGAAGTCGATTACCATACGACAGTAGGAGATAATAAGGAGAGACTGCAAGAAGCATTAAAACAGGCCATACATCGGTCTCAGCTGGTCTTTCTCACCGGCGGAACGGGCCCTACGGCCGATGATATGACAAAGGACCTGGTTGCGGAAGTCCTGGAACTGAAAATGGTTTTTAACCAGGAAACAATGGAAAAGATAAAGGACTTTTATTATGCGGAAAAGAAAACCCCTCCAGGGTCGGACAAACAGGCCTGTTTTCCCGAAGGTTCTCAAATCGTGCCCAATTCGGTAGGGACGGCGCCGGGGGCGATTATCGAAAAAGAAAACCACACCGTCGTTATTTTACCCGGGCCTCCGGGTGAATTGCAGCCAATGTTTGAGCAGCATATTTTACCGGTTTTGCGGCATAAACTTGAGAACCATTGTGAGCGATTGTATACCAGGATTTTAAAAGTCTTCGGCCTGCAGGAAGCGGAATTGGAAAAGGAGCTTCAGGGACTGCTGGGACAAAAAAATCCTTTTATCACATTGATCGACGGCCATACCTTTATGGACCTTCGTTTAACGATCAGGTCAAACGATCAATCGGAAGCCTGCAGGCTTCTGGATTCAGAAGAAGCAGAAATCAGGAAAAGGCTTGGCAGCAGGATATTTGCTGTGGATAACCAGACCCACGCATCTGTGACCGGAGATTTGCTGCGGCAAAATAAACTTACCGTTTCAACAGCGGAATCCTGCAGCGGGGGACTGCTGGGAGGGGCAATAACCAATGAAGCAGGCAGCTCCGATTATTACCTTGGAGGGGTGATTACTTACGCTAACGAGGCCAAAGAAAAGCTTATCGGGGTTCAGGCCGAAAGCCTTCGAAAATATGGGGCGGTCAGTGAGACTGTGGCGAAAGAAATGGCCGAAGGGGTAAAAAGAGCTCTGGGATCTGATTTGGCGCTGGCAACAACCGGCATTGCCGGGCCGGGCGGCGGAAATGATGAAAAGCCGGTGGGCCTGGTGTATATTGCTTTGGCGACTTCTGAACATACTGAAGTAAAAAGGTGTCTGTTTAACGGGGACAGAAAATCCATCAGAAACATGACGGTTGAAACAGCAATCAATATGCTGAGGTTGTATTTGCTCGAATAA
- the recA gene encoding recombinase RecA — MSGTDKLKALDIALGQIEKQFGKGAVMRLGEASTKMAIEVISTGALALDVALGAGGVPRGRVVEIYGPESSGKTTVALHVIAEAQKAGGVAAFIDAEHALDPEYAKALGVNTDELLISQPDTGEQALEICEALVRSGAIDVVVIDSVAALVPRAEIEGEMGDSHVGLHARLMSQALRKLTGAISKSRTCVVFINQIREKVGIMFGNPETTTGGRALKFYASVRLEVKKQDVIKQGQDVIGNRTRVKVVKNKIAPPFNHADFDIIYGEGISREGSLVDLGAETTIVTKSGAWYSYQGERLGQGRESAKEYLRDHPEVRQEIEAKIREKLLVNKGKSPASSEADPESSEE, encoded by the coding sequence ATGTCAGGTACAGATAAACTCAAAGCCTTGGATATCGCTTTAGGACAAATAGAGAAGCAGTTTGGCAAAGGAGCAGTCATGCGTCTTGGCGAGGCTTCAACAAAAATGGCGATTGAAGTCATTTCTACCGGGGCCTTGGCTCTGGATGTGGCACTGGGAGCCGGAGGAGTGCCCCGAGGAAGGGTAGTGGAAATCTATGGACCGGAATCCTCAGGAAAAACTACAGTGGCTTTGCATGTGATAGCTGAAGCGCAAAAGGCGGGCGGAGTTGCGGCCTTTATTGATGCGGAGCATGCTCTTGATCCCGAGTATGCCAAAGCACTTGGTGTGAACACGGATGAGCTGCTGATATCACAGCCCGATACGGGTGAGCAGGCTTTGGAAATCTGTGAAGCTCTGGTTCGAAGCGGAGCAATTGATGTTGTAGTGATTGATTCGGTGGCGGCGCTTGTGCCGAGGGCGGAAATCGAAGGGGAAATGGGAGATTCTCATGTTGGCTTGCATGCCAGACTGATGTCTCAGGCCCTGAGAAAGTTAACGGGAGCAATCAGCAAAAGCCGGACCTGTGTAGTGTTTATTAATCAAATACGGGAAAAAGTCGGGATCATGTTTGGCAACCCGGAGACAACCACAGGAGGCCGGGCTTTGAAGTTTTATGCTTCCGTAAGGCTTGAAGTGAAAAAACAGGATGTGATTAAGCAGGGACAGGATGTGATCGGAAACAGAACCAGAGTAAAAGTAGTCAAGAATAAAATTGCCCCTCCTTTTAATCATGCGGACTTTGATATCATATACGGGGAAGGTATCTCGCGGGAAGGCAGTCTGGTAGATTTGGGAGCGGAAACAACGATAGTAACAAAATCGGGGGCCTGGTATTCCTATCAGGGGGAGAGGCTTGGGCAAGGAAGAGAAAGCGCCAAGGAATATTTACGCGATCATCCTGAGGTCAGGCAGGAAATAGAAGCAAAGATACGCGAGAAGCTATTGGTTAATAAAGGCAAGAGTCCTGCAAGCAGTGAAGCTGATCCGGAAAGCAGCGAAGAGTAG
- the rimO gene encoding 30S ribosomal protein S12 methylthiotransferase RimO — translation MKKKVAVINLGCPKNQVDSEVLAGFLVRKYQLVDEPAKAHIIIVNTCTFIDEAKQESINELCQMVEYKKNGICEKVIATGCMAQRYGKELIEEIPELDMVLGDGNLANILDHIEEAKDKRLLTWQETQSFLYDEKMPRQRFEESHYAYIKIAEGCNNRCSYCVIPQIKGSYRSRTKESILGEVAWLAEQGVKEIIVTAQDTTRYGMDIYQGLELANLLAAIAEIDGIEWIRLLYCYPEVFTDELIEVMRKEPKICKYLDIPLQHANNKILTEMNRRYLKQDVERLINKLRKAIPDIVLRTTFITGFPGEGEEEYAELQNFVREMKFDRLGVFAYSREENTPAGMRKDQVPEEVREDRKNRLLELQAEQAEENQKKWIGKTVKVLLEERLDHTQWLGRSEGDAPEIDGQVYVRAQKKEFSTGDMIEVTVTNADIYDLEGEARC, via the coding sequence TTGAAGAAAAAAGTCGCGGTGATTAATTTGGGCTGTCCCAAAAATCAAGTTGACAGCGAAGTTTTAGCAGGTTTTTTGGTCCGAAAATATCAGCTGGTTGACGAGCCGGCCAAAGCCCATATCATCATTGTTAATACTTGTACCTTTATTGATGAAGCGAAACAGGAATCAATCAATGAGCTTTGTCAAATGGTGGAGTATAAAAAAAATGGGATTTGCGAGAAAGTCATTGCTACAGGTTGTATGGCACAGCGTTACGGTAAAGAGCTGATTGAGGAAATCCCGGAACTGGACATGGTTCTGGGCGATGGCAACCTAGCCAATATCCTAGATCATATCGAGGAAGCAAAAGACAAACGTTTGCTCACCTGGCAAGAAACACAGAGCTTTCTTTACGATGAAAAAATGCCCCGGCAAAGGTTTGAAGAAAGTCATTATGCCTATATTAAAATTGCGGAAGGATGCAATAACCGTTGCAGCTATTGTGTCATTCCACAGATTAAAGGTTCTTACCGCAGCCGGACAAAAGAATCTATTCTTGGGGAAGTAGCGTGGCTGGCTGAGCAGGGTGTGAAAGAAATCATCGTTACGGCTCAGGATACGACAAGATACGGTATGGATATCTATCAAGGGCTGGAATTGGCTAATCTGCTTGCGGCAATCGCAGAGATTGACGGAATTGAATGGATCAGGCTTCTTTATTGTTACCCGGAAGTGTTCACGGATGAATTGATTGAAGTGATGAGGAAGGAACCCAAGATTTGCAAATATTTGGATATTCCTTTGCAGCATGCCAATAATAAAATCCTTACGGAAATGAACAGAAGATATTTGAAGCAGGATGTCGAAAGGCTGATCAATAAATTAAGAAAAGCCATACCTGATATTGTCTTGCGTACGACCTTTATTACCGGGTTCCCGGGAGAGGGAGAAGAAGAATACGCCGAACTGCAAAATTTTGTCCGGGAAATGAAATTTGATCGCTTAGGTGTTTTTGCCTATTCGCGCGAAGAAAATACTCCGGCCGGAATGAGAAAGGATCAGGTTCCTGAAGAAGTGCGGGAGGACAGAAAGAACAGACTGCTGGAACTTCAGGCTGAACAGGCTGAGGAAAATCAAAAGAAATGGATTGGAAAGACCGTCAAAGTCCTCTTGGAGGAACGGCTCGATCATACCCAGTGGCTGGGACGCAGTGAGGGTGATGCCCCGGAGATAGACGGGCAGGTTTATGTCAGGGCGCAGAAAAAAGAATTCAGTACCGGAGATATGATTGAAGTCACGGTTACCAACGCAGATATTTACGATTTGGAAGGAGAAGCAAGATGCTAA
- a CDS encoding phosphate ABC transporter substrate-binding protein: MRQSRRIMRLLLPACLVFSLVMAGCNKESVTNEIVSRGPGAISGMVTIAGSTSAQTLSQDLGSIFMTKNPKVLINVSGGDTALGIQATQNKTVDFGAVSRELRPEETGLVAVKIAYDGLAIVVNRNNPVSELTIEQIQGIYNGKMTNWNQVGGKDAPILLLNREEGSGTLEVFRDKLLGKEAGKAGTVCNSSSAVVEAVSNNQNAVGYVSFSAVDDKVKDLKINGVELTVKTMKEKKYPLIRPLYYVYSESSPLSEQAQSFLNFIFSEEGQRIIGTHGYSPLS; this comes from the coding sequence ATGAGACAGTCAAGACGAATAATGAGACTGCTATTGCCGGCGTGTTTAGTCTTTTCCCTGGTTATGGCAGGATGTAATAAAGAGAGTGTCACGAACGAAATTGTCAGCAGGGGACCGGGAGCGATCAGCGGTATGGTCACGATTGCCGGATCCACCTCGGCCCAGACTCTTTCACAGGATTTAGGTTCGATTTTTATGACCAAAAACCCTAAGGTATTGATTAATGTTTCCGGAGGAGATACGGCGCTGGGCATTCAGGCAACACAGAACAAAACCGTAGATTTCGGTGCCGTGTCCCGCGAACTGAGACCTGAGGAAACAGGCCTTGTAGCTGTGAAAATTGCTTATGACGGTTTGGCTATAGTTGTTAATCGGAATAACCCTGTTTCAGAGTTAACCATTGAACAAATTCAAGGGATATACAATGGGAAGATGACAAACTGGAATCAAGTAGGCGGAAAGGACGCCCCCATTTTATTATTGAACCGGGAGGAAGGTTCCGGAACTCTTGAAGTGTTCCGGGATAAGCTGCTGGGGAAAGAAGCGGGTAAAGCGGGAACCGTTTGCAACTCCTCAAGTGCTGTTGTGGAAGCTGTGAGCAATAACCAAAATGCTGTCGGCTATGTTTCTTTCAGTGCTGTTGATGATAAAGTCAAGGATTTAAAGATCAATGGGGTTGAATTGACGGTCAAGACGATGAAAGAGAAAAAGTACCCGCTGATCAGGCCCTTATATTATGTCTACAGCGAAAGCTCACCGCTCAGTGAACAGGCCCAGTCTTTTCTGAACTTTATCTTCAGTGAAGAGGGACAGCGGATTATTGGAACCCATGGATACAGTCCCTTAAGCTGA
- the pgsA gene encoding CDP-diacylglycerol--glycerol-3-phosphate 3-phosphatidyltransferase, with amino-acid sequence MLNLPNILTLVRIVMVPVFMVILLLKLPGGKTYFAYQNFVAAAIFIIAAATDGLDGFIARKLHQVTNLGKFLDPLADKLLVSAALISLVQMHKIYAWIVWVILAREFAVTGLRAIAAADGVVISASKLGKIKTVSQVIAISIMLLNDWPFSYLGIYPGKPLIYLALVLTIISGVDYIVKARKLLSKKDIGKVRKTIRASRIIRKKK; translated from the coding sequence ATGCTAAATCTTCCGAACATCCTGACATTAGTCAGAATCGTTATGGTTCCGGTTTTTATGGTCATCCTTCTGTTGAAATTGCCGGGAGGCAAGACGTATTTTGCCTATCAGAATTTCGTGGCGGCGGCGATTTTTATCATTGCGGCAGCTACCGACGGTCTGGATGGGTTTATTGCCAGAAAACTTCATCAGGTGACCAATTTGGGGAAATTTTTGGATCCCCTGGCAGATAAATTGCTGGTTTCTGCCGCATTGATATCGCTTGTACAGATGCATAAAATTTACGCCTGGATTGTCTGGGTCATTCTGGCCAGGGAATTTGCAGTCACAGGTTTACGGGCCATAGCGGCTGCCGATGGGGTAGTCATCAGTGCCAGCAAGCTTGGGAAGATCAAAACTGTTTCCCAGGTAATCGCCATAAGTATAATGCTGTTAAATGACTGGCCTTTCTCCTACCTGGGGATTTATCCGGGAAAGCCTTTAATTTATCTGGCTTTGGTGTTGACCATAATTTCCGGGGTGGATTATATTGTTAAAGCACGTAAGTTATTAAGCAAAAAAGATATCGGGAAGGTCAGAAAAACAATCAGGGCATCAAGGATCATCCGGAAAAAGAAATAA
- a CDS encoding helix-turn-helix domain-containing protein — MAGEGILLKEARKEKGLSLEDVEKQIKIRPFYLKTLEEEEYSALPGTTYARGFLRTYSKFLGLDSNQIIEMFNSSFPKDEEEKVEKVLSPIPSSSVWFKPAVLFTMAFIAIGFVVGITYITKIKEKPDIGGYIPAPLPASPQTQEGSSPSNESDQVNPQGSETEKTDGLVAEVTFKEDCWLQVKVDGKTVVDGYKVQGETQNLQGKEKIEFVTVGNAGALMIKVNGTQLAPLGSSKQVVRNYVITPESLAKNDSIS, encoded by the coding sequence ATGGCGGGTGAAGGAATCCTCCTCAAAGAAGCCCGAAAAGAGAAAGGATTAAGCCTTGAAGATGTCGAAAAACAGATTAAAATAAGGCCTTTCTATTTAAAAACTTTGGAGGAAGAAGAATATTCCGCACTTCCCGGGACAACATATGCAAGAGGTTTTCTGAGGACCTATTCCAAATTTTTAGGTCTTGATTCCAATCAAATCATTGAGATGTTTAATTCCTCGTTTCCTAAAGATGAGGAAGAGAAAGTTGAGAAGGTATTATCCCCAATTCCCAGTTCTTCAGTTTGGTTTAAGCCCGCTGTTTTGTTCACGATGGCTTTTATCGCCATAGGGTTTGTGGTGGGGATTACCTATATCACAAAAATCAAGGAAAAACCTGATATCGGCGGATATATCCCCGCGCCTTTGCCTGCTTCCCCCCAGACCCAGGAGGGCTCCTCTCCTTCTAATGAAAGCGATCAGGTAAACCCGCAGGGTTCGGAAACAGAAAAAACAGATGGCCTGGTTGCAGAGGTGACATTTAAAGAAGATTGCTGGCTTCAGGTCAAAGTCGACGGCAAAACTGTTGTGGACGGTTATAAGGTTCAAGGGGAAACACAGAATCTTCAGGGGAAAGAAAAGATAGAATTTGTGACCGTTGGTAATGCGGGAGCTTTGATGATCAAGGTTAACGGAACCCAGCTCGCGCCCCTCGGTTCATCTAAACAAGTGGTCAGAAATTATGTGATTACTCCGGAATCTCTGGCAAAAAATGATAGCATCAGCTGA
- a CDS encoding FtsK/SpoIIIE family DNA translocase: MAKRTARTGRRKKEPLNDKLKNEIKGIMIFGLACLGFLMVYADNDGAITQSVGQVFRTLMGSGSAVFFLFMGAAGFMIMGQNKKVLRTRMVGLTILWLVIEGFLQLGFLSRGIDGGIIGRMLTLILAKSVGVTGSYVVLTVVGTIATVLVLNRSIVESGKDMIKGTGNVIAFLGKQVKDFTVVLSDNESDRKEEKKREIKKREAKVTAIHQDEEKYRSNQEEYVVVEQVFDAPEPEVGIPAEDSPHIFSEPEEPEPPIIPASVNTNSKKGSSEENYQIPPLSLINRAVKTKSQRIHKDLADNVHLLEETLASFGVKVKVTRVVQGPAITRYEVQPAPGVKVSKITSLADDIALSLAASDVRIEAPIPGKSAVGIEVPNKQISVVHLREVLETDEFASSPSRLSLALGKDITGSPVIADLGKMPHLLIAGATGSGKSVCINTIISSIVYKAKPDEVKLLLIDPKMVELTNYNGIPHLIAPVVTDPSKAAGALKWIVTEMECRYELFASSGVRDITRYNYIVSKEDDKQILPFVVVIIDELSDLMMVAPGDVEDAICRLAQMARAAGIHLIVATQRPSVDVITGLIKANIPSRIAFAVSSQIDSRTILDMAGAEKLLGRGDMLYNPIGMNKPLRVQGCFLSDREVKNIVDFLKKQAVPDYMEIPERSIQTKNKVEQPEDELFYQAAKVFLENGQASVSLLQRKLRIGYTRAARLMDLMEEKGVVGPYEGSKPREVLLSWSQFEQKYKSIEENQA, encoded by the coding sequence ATGGCCAAAAGAACCGCTCGTACCGGTCGAAGAAAAAAAGAACCGCTGAATGATAAACTGAAAAACGAGATAAAAGGAATCATGATATTTGGCCTTGCTTGTTTAGGTTTTCTTATGGTTTATGCTGATAATGACGGGGCAATTACCCAGAGCGTGGGACAGGTATTCAGAACCCTGATGGGAAGCGGCAGTGCAGTCTTCTTTTTGTTTATGGGAGCAGCCGGTTTTATGATAATGGGCCAGAACAAAAAGGTGCTGCGGACCAGAATGGTCGGATTAACGATTCTCTGGCTGGTTATCGAAGGGTTTTTGCAGCTTGGATTTCTTTCAAGGGGAATTGACGGCGGGATCATAGGCCGGATGCTTACCCTGATTTTAGCAAAGTCAGTTGGAGTAACAGGCAGTTATGTAGTTTTGACGGTGGTCGGCACAATCGCCACGGTTTTAGTATTAAACCGTTCAATCGTCGAGAGCGGTAAAGATATGATCAAAGGGACCGGCAATGTTATCGCTTTCCTCGGGAAACAGGTCAAGGACTTTACAGTAGTGCTTTCAGACAATGAAAGTGACCGCAAAGAAGAGAAGAAAAGGGAGATAAAAAAAAGGGAAGCAAAGGTTACGGCAATTCATCAAGACGAAGAAAAGTATCGTTCTAATCAGGAAGAATATGTTGTTGTGGAGCAGGTTTTTGATGCACCTGAGCCGGAGGTCGGGATACCGGCAGAGGATAGCCCGCATATCTTTTCCGAGCCTGAAGAACCGGAGCCCCCGATAATCCCGGCAAGCGTGAATACAAATTCGAAAAAAGGCTCTTCGGAGGAAAATTATCAGATCCCGCCGTTATCCCTCATTAATCGGGCAGTAAAAACCAAGAGTCAAAGAATCCATAAGGATTTGGCAGATAATGTCCATCTTCTAGAAGAAACTTTGGCCAGCTTCGGCGTCAAGGTCAAAGTAACCAGAGTGGTTCAGGGACCTGCCATCACCCGGTATGAAGTCCAGCCTGCTCCGGGAGTGAAAGTAAGCAAGATAACCAGCCTGGCTGACGATATTGCTTTAAGTCTGGCTGCTTCAGATGTTCGGATAGAAGCACCCATTCCGGGAAAATCCGCTGTGGGGATAGAAGTGCCCAATAAGCAAATCTCTGTAGTCCATTTACGGGAGGTTTTGGAGACCGACGAGTTCGCCAGCTCTCCCAGCAGACTGAGTTTGGCTTTAGGAAAAGATATTACCGGGAGTCCGGTCATCGCTGACCTGGGAAAGATGCCGCATCTCCTGATCGCAGGGGCAACGGGTTCAGGAAAATCTGTTTGTATTAATACCATTATTTCCAGTATAGTCTACAAAGCCAAGCCTGATGAAGTAAAGCTGCTGCTGATTGATCCTAAGATGGTCGAACTGACCAATTATAATGGTATTCCCCATTTGATCGCTCCAGTAGTGACAGATCCGTCCAAGGCGGCAGGGGCATTAAAGTGGATCGTTACGGAGATGGAGTGCAGGTATGAGCTGTTTGCTTCCTCGGGAGTAAGAGATATTACCAGGTATAACTATATTGTTTCTAAGGAAGATGATAAGCAGATTCTTCCTTTCGTGGTCGTAATCATAGATGAGCTTTCAGATTTGATGATGGTAGCGCCGGGAGATGTGGAGGATGCGATTTGCAGATTGGCCCAAATGGCCAGAGCGGCCGGAATCCATCTGATTGTCGCGACCCAAAGGCCTTCTGTCGATGTCATTACCGGTTTGATAAAAGCAAATATTCCATCCAGAATTGCTTTTGCCGTGTCTTCACAAATCGATTCCAGGACAATTCTTGATATGGCTGGAGCAGAAAAGCTTTTAGGCAGAGGGGACATGCTTTATAACCCTATCGGGATGAACAAGCCGCTCAGAGTCCAGGGCTGCTTCTTATCCGACCGGGAAGTGAAAAATATCGTTGATTTTTTAAAGAAGCAGGCAGTGCCTGATTATATGGAAATACCTGAACGGAGTATTCAAACCAAGAACAAGGTGGAGCAACCTGAAGATGAATTGTTTTATCAGGCGGCGAAAGTATTTCTGGAAAATGGTCAGGCTTCGGTTTCTCTTTTACAGAGAAAATTAAGAATTGGATATACCCGCGCAGCAAGATTGATGGATCTCATGGAAGAAAAGGGAGTGGTCGGCCCTTATGAAGGTTCTAAACCGAGGGAAGTTCTGTTAAGCTGGAGCCAATTTGAACAAAAATATAAGAGTATTGAAGAAAATCAAGCATAA
- a CDS encoding regulatory protein RecX: MKSALSEALKIISRRMVTSDQLETRLSGKNYQKQEIKETIEKLKAWNYLDDRQYAEAFCRAKAGKYSRARIRQELVVSGIGEGIISEVLERLYPEEAEYAYLKSILSKYMEEEKNKMARREAKKQAENICQKVGQRLYRKGYPYRSIQRALEESNHI; encoded by the coding sequence ATGAAGAGCGCTCTAAGCGAAGCCTTGAAAATCATTTCCCGCCGTATGGTCACATCAGATCAGCTTGAGACCAGGCTGAGCGGGAAAAATTATCAAAAGCAGGAAATCAAAGAAACGATAGAGAAGCTGAAAGCTTGGAATTATCTTGATGACAGGCAATATGCCGAGGCCTTTTGCAGAGCAAAAGCCGGAAAGTATTCGCGGGCTCGCATAAGACAGGAACTGGTCGTCTCAGGGATAGGAGAAGGAATAATTTCTGAAGTGCTTGAGAGGCTTTATCCGGAAGAGGCTGAATATGCTTATCTCAAGAGCATTCTTTCTAAATACATGGAAGAAGAAAAAAATAAAATGGCAAGAAGAGAAGCCAAAAAACAAGCCGAGAATATCTGCCAAAAAGTTGGACAAAGATTATACCGAAAAGGGTATCCTTATCGTTCTATTCAAAGAGCGCTTGAAGAATCAAATCATATTTAA